Proteins encoded by one window of Culicoides brevitarsis isolate CSIRO-B50_1 chromosome 2, AGI_CSIRO_Cbre_v1, whole genome shotgun sequence:
- the LOC134830815 gene encoding kazrin: protein MQLNGLGSQTVTMSEPPEPPPRNPEKINASLKHLSDTKSTKSLDHQSSQQNSTSTKIFKSILSLDTQAMSQATGNQGTSTSPKSSGSESNHHHDQLRGAASQLFSAATSTISNKINELVNGSGLVLVAGSENTPVPASTTPTANNNKISPTATKLAATTAVVAAENNNQTSPEAQTTTTATTTAEEQHVSGRVSVALDQQKTLIFPNETASLYIERRDNSNDSIGNGSKVGDELESPRTMEIRLENERLHAEIAELKLMLREQSPEGAVGGNRNSYGSASNEESNVRVEKLENELRIAKELIQSLKSERKKLRDDKNDLLNQVKQLCISLQDKEKELRTFIRTFEQRIRDSESIAMKNNSDRERERWSLLKTARDEAERSLALAAQLNARDMQLQRTQDQLQEARRQLSEFTSDQESIVSMAPITPPPNTGIMSHMGGPNVGYTNLGSTPGDRGSCSADSGVRGNSDRESAAGDLQLSDGPCENGPCITVDSDSISLVSSHHNMYQYGTPKERSPTLSPLNAANFSRSVDSSALSRSVEQLGSPDNEGPPVMRRTSNKINSLTTRLTGRGGTWGSISRVFARSRRNKNQIVEQETQDFQWSPLTEEGYAEKLRLLREASTVPMERWRASQVLAWLEVALGMPQYSSRCTENVKSGKVLLELSDAELETGLGATHPMHRKKLRLAIEEHRRPDLVRYPTIGQLGHTWVASEWLPDIGLPQYAEPFLHSLVDARMLDTLSKKELEKYLGVTKKFHQASIVHAIHVLRIIKYDRQTLAVRRLQSENMDADPIVWTNQRFIRWARSIDLGEYADNLKDSGVHGGLVVLEPSFSGETMAMALGIPQSKSIIRRHLITEFEALVLPARSHLGQGIRTHGSNQVIPITGPGGLQKSSGSLRYTTWKGSQTSLSRTFGFRSSRSRSERTSTSPTPSYSSSEGGNYATIGQMIQHLPPPTTTPPPIPINNRISAPPIAGHHSTLPRSSSQHRRVKSISDIGSAAGNQRPEDVEYEMHSPMGERQPPPPTEAIYREIQKKSLRAMQE, encoded by the exons ATGCAGTTGAACGGCTTAGGATCGCAAACAGTGACGATGTCTGAGCCTCCCGAGCCGCCACCGCGAAATCCCGAAAAGATAAATGCGTCGCTCAAGCATCTCAGTGacacaaaatcaacaaaatcctTAGATCATCAATCGAGTCAGCAAAATTCGACATCCACGAAGATTTTCAAAAGTATCTTGTCCTTGGATACACAAGCGATGTCTCAAGCCACAGGCAATCAAGGCACTTCTACGTCGCCCAAATCGAGCGGCAGTGAATCGAATCATCATCACGATCAACTTCGCGGTGCTGCCTCGCAATTATTTTCCGCCGCTACCTCaacaatttcaaataaaatcaatgaaCTTGTTAACGGTAGCGGGCTTGTACTTGTCGCTGGCAGCGAAAATACTCCCGTACCCGCATCGACGACACCCACGGcgaataacaacaaaatatcGCCAACCGCGACAAAACTCGCCGCAACAACTGCCGTCGTCGCCGCTGAGAACAACAATCAAACAAGTCCCGAAGcgcaaacgacgacgacggcgacAACGACAGCTGAAGAGCAGCATGTCAGTGGGCGCGTTTCTGTTGCGCTTGACCAACAAAAAACCCTGATATTCCCCAATGAAACGGCGTCGCTGTATATCGAGCGGAGAGACAATAGTAACGACAGCATAGGAAATGGCAGCAAAGTCGGCGATGAGTTAG aATCGCCTCGCACAATGGAAATCCGTCTCGAAAACGAACGCTTGCACGCTGAAATCGCTGAACTGAAGCTCATGTTACGGGAACAATCGCCAGAGGGCGCTGTTGGCGGCAATAGAAACAGTTACGGATCCGCATCTAATGAAGAAAGCAACGTTCGCGTTGAAAAACTCGAAAACGAATTGAGAATTGCCAAGGAATTAATTCAaa gtttaaaatcCGAGCGCAAAAAGTTACGCGACGACAAAAACGACTTATTGAACCAAGTGAAGCAACTTTGCATTTCGTTGCAAGACAAGGAGAAGGAATTACGGACTTTTATCAGAACTTTCGAGCAGCGCATTCGCGATTCGGAGTCGATTGCCATGAAAAATAACTCGGATCGGGAGCGTGAAAGATGGTCTTTGTTAAAAACGGCACGTGATGAAGCTGAGAGATCGTTAGCACTGGCGGCACAGTTGAATGCACGAGATATGCAATTGCAACGCACGCAAGATCAACTGCAGGAAGCACGACGACAACTGAGTGAATTCACTTCGGACCAAGAAAGCATAGTTTCGATGGCGCCAATCACCCCGCCGCCAAATACGGGCATCATGAGTCACATGGGAGGACCAAATGTGGGATATACGAATTTGGGAAGCACGCCCGGGGATCGGGGAAGTTGCAGTGCCGACTCGGGAGTGAGAGGcaa CAGTGATCGTGAAAGTGCAGCTGGAGACTTACAATTGAGTGATGGTCCTTGTGAAAATGGTCCGTGCATTACAGTTGACTCGGATTCGATTTCTTTGGTGTCAAGTCATCATAATATGTAtcaat ATGGGACCCCCAAAGAGCGCAGTCCAACATTATCTCCTTTGAATGCAGCTAATTTTTCGCGATCTGTTGATAGTTCAGCACTTTCAAG ATCCGTTGAGCAACTTGGCTCCCCCGATAACGAAGGTCCTCCCGTGATGCGTCGCACTTCCAACAAAATCAACAGTCTAACAACTCGATTAACAGGTCGCGGAGGCACTTGGGGCAGCATTTCGCGCGTTTTCGCTCGCAGTCGAcgcaacaaaaatcaaattgtcGAACAGGAAACGCAAGATTTCCAATGGAGTCCGTTGACGGAAGAAGGTTATGCGGAAAAATTGCGACTTTTACGCGAAGCATCTACGGTCCCGATGGAGAGATGGCGCGCATCGCAAGTTCTTGCATGGCTCGAAGTAGCGCTCGGAATGCCGCAATACAGCTCGCGATGCacggaaaatgtgaaaagtggCAAAGTTTTGTTGGAATTATCGGATGCGGAATTGGAAACGGGACTTGGAGCAACACATCCGATGCATCGGAAAAAGTTGCGACTGGCGATCGAGGAACATCGACGCCCGGATTTGGTGAGATATCCGACGATTGGGCAACTTGGACACAC ttgggtTGCTTCTGAATGGCTTCCGGATATTGGACTTCCGCAATATGCTGAACCATTTTTGCATTCGTTGGTTGATGCGCGTATGTTGGATACACTGTCAAAGAAGgagcttgaaaaatatttaggagTTACCAAGAAATTTCATCAAGCCAGTATTGTTCacg caattcaCGTGCTTCGTATCATAAAATACGACAGACAAACACTCGCCGTGAGACGACTACAATCAGAAAATATGGATGCAGATCCAATCGTATGGACCAATCAACGCTTTATTCGTTGGGCACGATCAATAGACTTGGGAGAATATGCTGACAATttaaaag ACAGCGGAGTTCATGGCGGCTTAGTGGTATTGGAGCCATCATTCAGCGGAGAAACAATGGCAATGGCTCTCGGCATCCCGCAATCAAAAAGTATCATTCGACGACACCTGATAACCGAATTTGAGGCGCTTGTCCTACCAGCGAG atcTCACTTGGGTCAAGGCATTCGCACGCACGGCTCGAATCAGGTGATTCCAATTACGGGACCAGGCGGATTGCAAAAGTCATCGGGCAGCCTACGG TATACAACATGGAAAGGATCtcag aCCTCCCTTTCCCGCACTTTTGGCTTCCGTTCGAGTCGTTCCCGCTCTGAGCGCACTTCAACTTCGCCAACGCCCTCTTACAGCAGTTCCGAAGGCGGCAACTACGCCACCATTGGTCAAATGATTCAACATCTCCCTCCCCCGACGACGACGCCCCCGCCCATTCCCATCAATAATCGCATCAGTGCGCCTCCAATTGCGGGTCATCACTCCACGCTGCCCCGTTCGAGCAGTCAACATCGTCGCGTCAAGTCAATCAGTGATATCGGAAGTGCCGCCGGCAATCAGAGACCCGAAGATGTCGAATACGAGATGCATTCACCGATGGGCGAACGACAACCCCCGCCGCCGACGGAAGCCATCTACCGGGAAATTCAGAAGAAGAGTTTGCGCGCGATGCAGGAATAA
- the LOC134828987 gene encoding uncharacterized protein LOC134828987, with product MVFRKLFSMQSVATKIFRDSCLKPQTFTSPSFVRFAHSNNQETSKEKPLPRLIYMANPFKHCWAKFNMKMLKMTWDPEFSEEEFNKGASKAVLQMTDLVRNGDVLTMQKVTTKKGFEQVSQDTVLSSDDPRLNLLRFRHEDIKKIHPLNVHFVDKDGAHHIFIDMFFAMMRPVDCMVANSNSSLLLDIKKIEDSLRQDRDSSRAIPASTEDTEDQRRLILAEIFTRFHREYPEGKENVPNWDIEFYKVAKMKIIYAKY from the exons ATGGTTTTTCGCAAATTATTTTCGATGCAATCAGTagcgacaaaaatttttcgtgactCTTGCTTGAAACCTCAAACTTTTACTTCTCCTTCATTTGTGAGATTCGCTCACAGTAACAATCAGGAAACTTCTAAAGAAAAACCACTGCCTCGATTAATTTACATGGCAAATCCATTTAAACACTGTTGGGCCAAATTCAACATGAAAATGCTCAAAATGACCTGGGATCCGGAATTTTCTGAAGAAGAATTCAATAAAGGCGCTTCTAAA gcCGTTCTTCAAATGACGGATTTAGTAAGAAACGGCGACGTGCTGACAATGCAAAAAGTCACCACAAAAAAGGGTTTCGAGCAAGTTTCGCAAGATACCGTGCTGTCTTCGGATGATCCGCGTCTCAATTTGCTGCGATTTCGTCACGaagacatcaaaaaaatccatcCGTTGAACGTGCATTTTGTCGACAAGGATGGGGCGCATCACATTTTCATCGACATGTTCTTCGCCATGATGCGACCCGTGGATTGCATGGTTGCGAACTCAAATTCGTCACTTTTGCTGGATATCAAAAAGATCGAGGACTCTTTGAGACAGGATCGGGACTCAAGTAGAGCCATTCCAGCAAGTACGGAAGACACGGAGGACCAACGACGACTGATTTTGGCGGAAATTTTCACGAGATTTCATCGCGAATATCCGGAGGGGAAGGAAAACGTGCCAAATTGGGACATTGAGTTCTATAAAGTGGCAAAAATGAAGATAATTTACGcgaaatattaa
- the LOC134828988 gene encoding ninein-like protein has translation MSSRAKKPTKEEKIARKKQLAEEKRLKKLETEKQQLRDELQREKTFTQNSRRILDDHWESICGEITQKDLLESLNCHRTNIEKQLDVKDGTIEKLKRWREEAGIQHKRLFEGHLKVIEYLMRIQKYFTDCMKSNYEDTIKELLMEFTEDTEKKAEILKEKEDFYENRQHAMNLLLASKYKHEKIQHDNKKLEIQFEAIDTRNKHQIWINSQLKALQNQIREIYEIFHRTSAHPKRMKVYEKLQKGDLSAMNDLNRLKIEREKCEQEISKLNQELLDIETGEGQKLIALRHERKILERIYWDLKERARPISRKISYEVTNVIFKRNFNVKLSDITLDDIFVMNS, from the exons ATGTCATCGCGTGCCAAAAAGcccacaaaagaagaaaaaatcgcTCGAAAAAAGCAACTTGCCGAAGAAAAAcgcctaaaaaaattagaaactgAAAAGCAACAACTTCGCGATGAACTTCAACGCGAAAAAACCTTCACTCAAAACTCTCGTCGCATCCTCGACGATCACTGGGAAAGCATTTGCGGCGAAATAACTCAAAAGGATCTTCTTGAAAGCCTGAATTGCCATCGAACGAACATCGAAAAGCAGTTAGATGTCAAAGACGGAACcattgaaaaactgaaaagatGGAGAGAAGAAGCTGGAATTCAACACAAGAGACTTTTTGAAGGACATTTGAAGGTCATTGAGTATTTGATGA gaatCCAAAAGTACTTCACAGACTGCATGAAAAGCAATTATGAGGACACGATAAAGGAACTTTTGATGGAATTCACTGAAGATACTGAGAAAAAAGCCGAAATTCTCAAAGAAAAAGAGGATTTTTACGAAAACCGTCAACACGCGATGAATCTTTTGCTTGCCTCAAAGtacaaacatgaaaaaattcaacacgACAATAAGAAATTAGAAATTcagtttgaa gcgATTGACACGCGAAACAAGCACCAAATTTGGATAAACTCTCAATTAAAAGCTCTTCAAAATCAAATCCGtgaaatttacgaaatttttcaccGTACTTCAGCTCATCCGAAACGCATGAAAGTCtatgaaaaacttcaaaaagggGATTTAAGTGCCATGAACGACCTAAATCGCTTGAAAATCGAACGAGAAAAGTGTGAACAAGAAATTTCGAAGCTAAATCAGGAACTTTTAGACATCGAAACGGGTGAAGGACAAAAATTGATCGCTTTGAGacacgaaagaaaaattttggaacGAATTTATTGGGATTTGAAAGAAA gGGCACGTCCCATCAGTCGCAAAATTAGTTATGAGGTAACTAATGTCATTTTCAAGCGGAATTTCAACGTAAAACTAAGTGACATAACTTTGGATGATATTTTTGTCATGAACTCGTAA